The following are encoded in a window of Streptomyces sp. 11x1 genomic DNA:
- a CDS encoding LysR family transcriptional regulator, with protein sequence MERRQLEYFIAVVEHGGFTAAAVALHVAQPSLSHAIRSLEREFGGSLFHRLPQGVALTAAGEALVRPAQQVLRDLSTASSLVREVLGLSGGRLDIVSQTTLSVDPLADMLGRFHRAHPKVSVRVVDPERGPAVAQMVAAGQCELGLVDASVTTGDLNGIDLPEQEMHIVLPADHPHRAGDTITSRELAALDLIVTPPGTETRAAVDDVCTALGVAPRIAVETAHRAMIVPLVLSGVGAALLPASMARDAALRGARMLSHSPRLLRHGRLVWRSGPLSPAAQAFVDLASSPAEN encoded by the coding sequence ATGGAACGACGCCAGCTGGAATACTTCATCGCCGTGGTCGAGCACGGCGGATTCACAGCCGCGGCCGTCGCGCTCCATGTCGCGCAGCCCTCGCTGTCGCATGCGATCCGTTCCCTGGAGCGCGAATTCGGAGGAAGCCTGTTTCACCGTCTCCCGCAGGGTGTCGCCCTCACGGCGGCGGGTGAGGCGCTGGTCCGGCCGGCCCAGCAGGTCCTGCGCGACCTGTCCACGGCCAGTTCCCTGGTCCGGGAGGTCCTCGGGCTCAGCGGCGGCCGACTCGACATCGTTTCGCAGACGACCCTTTCCGTCGACCCCCTGGCCGACATGCTGGGGCGCTTCCACCGCGCGCATCCGAAGGTCTCCGTGCGCGTGGTCGACCCGGAGCGGGGTCCTGCCGTGGCGCAGATGGTCGCGGCCGGGCAGTGCGAACTCGGGCTGGTGGACGCCTCGGTGACCACGGGGGACCTGAACGGGATCGACCTGCCGGAGCAGGAGATGCACATCGTGCTGCCCGCGGATCACCCGCATCGTGCGGGCGACACCATCACCTCGCGTGAGCTGGCCGCACTGGACCTGATCGTGACACCGCCGGGCACCGAGACCCGGGCGGCGGTGGACGACGTGTGCACCGCGCTGGGCGTCGCACCGCGGATCGCGGTGGAGACCGCGCACCGCGCGATGATCGTGCCGCTGGTCCTCTCCGGCGTCGGCGCCGCCCTGCTGCCTGCCTCCATGGCCCGGGACGCCGCGCTGCGCGGGGCCCGGATGCTGTCCCACAGTCCGCGGCTGCTGCGTCACGGGCGGCTGGTCTGGCGGTCGGGCCCGCTGTCCCCCGCCGCCCAGGCGTTCGTGGACCTGGCCTCCTCACCCGCCGAGAACTGA
- a CDS encoding arylsulfatase: protein MTGFDAGRHILPRPDTRRPLTTAMDVHDQETAFTPIGPVPPPEGAPNVVIVLVDDLGFGTSSAFGGPCEMPAADRLAAGGLRYTRFHVTALCSPTRQALLTGRNHHSVGMGGTTEMTTAAPGYNGFRPRSAATMAQILQGNGYSTAAFGKWHQTPPREISAVGPFDRWPTGEGFDTFYGFMGAEMNHWYPLLYQGTTPIEPDRRPEDGYHLSEDLVDHAIDWVRTQRTLTPDRPFFTYLALGAAHAPLHVDRAWQEKYRGRFDHGWDRQRELTLRCQRELGVVPPETELARWAEGVPHWDELTDNQRRLSARFMETFAAFTEHADAQVGRFVDALAELGALDNTLFLYILGDNGASGEGGIEGTIVEHRLGHGVVDDPDEMIGHIDEIGGPLSYPIAPAGWALALNTPYQWTKQVASHFGGTRDGMILHWPRGVAERGGLRHQFSHVIDVLPTILDCVGIPAPFSVDGVPQQPIEGTSMQRTLADPEAPEHRRTQYFEMCGNRGIYHDGWMAVTRHGIPWEMVPDKGRRFADDVWELYDLGTDWSQAHDLAAEHPQKLRRLQDLFLIEAAKYQVFPLDDRVTERENPAVAGRIDLLGDRTSVTYRAGMRRFTEETTLNVKNRSHSITADVELPETAAEGVIIAQGGRFGGWSLYFTEGRPAYAYNYFGMSLYTVRGGEPLAPGRHEIRLRFDYDGGGLGKGGTAVLLVDGEKLATGRIELTIPYYFSFDETLDVGVDLSTPVTDDYPVLDNEFTGTIHTVRIDLDDARSTESSEFDGGLHRRVMGAQ from the coding sequence ATGACTGGGTTCGACGCCGGACGGCACATACTTCCGCGGCCCGACACCCGCCGGCCGCTGACGACCGCGATGGACGTCCACGACCAGGAGACCGCCTTCACCCCCATCGGCCCGGTCCCTCCGCCCGAGGGCGCACCGAACGTGGTGATCGTGCTCGTGGACGACCTCGGGTTCGGCACCTCCAGCGCGTTCGGCGGACCGTGCGAGATGCCGGCCGCGGACCGGCTCGCGGCGGGCGGGCTGCGCTACACCCGCTTTCACGTGACCGCCCTGTGCTCGCCGACCCGGCAGGCCCTGCTGACCGGGCGCAACCACCACTCGGTCGGCATGGGCGGCACCACCGAGATGACCACCGCGGCCCCCGGCTACAACGGGTTCAGGCCGCGCAGCGCGGCGACGATGGCCCAGATCCTGCAGGGCAACGGCTACAGCACGGCCGCCTTCGGCAAATGGCACCAGACCCCGCCGCGGGAGATCAGCGCGGTCGGGCCGTTCGACCGCTGGCCCACCGGTGAGGGATTCGACACCTTCTACGGGTTCATGGGCGCCGAGATGAACCACTGGTACCCGCTGCTGTACCAGGGCACCACCCCCATCGAGCCGGACCGCCGCCCCGAGGACGGCTACCACCTGTCCGAGGACCTCGTCGACCACGCCATCGACTGGGTGCGCACCCAGCGCACGCTGACCCCGGACCGGCCGTTCTTCACCTACCTCGCGCTGGGTGCCGCACACGCGCCGCTGCACGTCGACCGCGCCTGGCAGGAGAAGTACCGCGGACGGTTCGACCACGGCTGGGACCGCCAGCGCGAGCTGACCTTGCGGTGCCAGAGGGAACTCGGCGTCGTACCCCCGGAGACGGAACTCGCGCGCTGGGCCGAGGGCGTTCCCCACTGGGACGAACTCACTGACAACCAGCGCCGGCTGTCGGCGAGGTTCATGGAGACGTTCGCCGCCTTCACCGAGCACGCCGACGCACAGGTCGGCAGGTTCGTCGACGCGCTGGCGGAACTCGGCGCGCTGGACAACACCCTTTTCCTCTACATCCTCGGCGACAACGGCGCATCGGGCGAGGGCGGCATCGAGGGGACGATCGTCGAGCACCGGCTGGGGCACGGCGTGGTGGACGACCCGGACGAGATGATCGGCCACATCGACGAGATCGGCGGCCCGCTCAGCTACCCGATCGCCCCGGCGGGATGGGCGCTGGCGCTGAACACCCCCTACCAGTGGACCAAGCAGGTCGCCTCGCACTTCGGCGGCACCCGGGACGGCATGATCCTGCACTGGCCGCGCGGGGTTGCCGAGCGCGGGGGGCTGCGTCACCAGTTCTCGCATGTGATCGACGTCCTGCCGACGATCCTGGACTGCGTGGGTATCCCGGCGCCGTTCAGCGTGGACGGGGTGCCGCAGCAGCCCATCGAGGGCACGAGCATGCAGCGCACGCTCGCCGACCCCGAGGCGCCCGAGCACCGCCGTACCCAGTACTTCGAGATGTGCGGCAACCGGGGCATTTACCACGACGGCTGGATGGCGGTCACCCGGCACGGCATCCCCTGGGAGATGGTGCCGGACAAGGGCCGGAGGTTCGCCGACGACGTCTGGGAGCTGTACGACCTCGGCACCGACTGGAGCCAGGCGCACGACCTCGCCGCCGAACACCCCCAGAAGCTGCGCCGGCTGCAGGACCTGTTCCTGATCGAGGCGGCGAAGTACCAGGTCTTCCCCCTGGACGACCGGGTCACCGAGCGGGAGAACCCGGCCGTGGCCGGCCGTATCGATCTGCTCGGCGACCGCACCTCCGTCACCTACCGCGCGGGGATGCGGCGGTTCACCGAGGAGACCACCCTCAACGTCAAGAACCGCTCGCACAGCATCACGGCCGACGTCGAGCTGCCGGAGACAGCGGCCGAGGGCGTGATCATCGCTCAGGGCGGCCGGTTCGGCGGTTGGTCCCTGTACTTCACCGAGGGCAGGCCCGCCTATGCCTACAACTACTTCGGCATGAGCCTGTACACCGTGCGCGGCGGCGAGCCGCTGGCGCCGGGACGGCACGAGATCCGGCTCCGGTTCGACTACGACGGCGGAGGACTCGGCAAGGGCGGCACGGCCGTACTCCTGGTGGATGGGGAGAAGCTCGCGACCGGACGGATCGAGCTGACCATCCCGTACTACTTCTCCTTCGACGAGACACTCGACGTCGGGGTGGACCTGAGCACACCGGTGACAGACGACTACCCGGTACTCGACAACGAGTTCACGGGGACCATCCACACGGTGCGCATCGATCTGGACGACGCCCGGAGCACCGAGTCGTCCGAGTTCGACGGCGGACTACACCGGCGCGTCATGGGGGCACAGTGA
- a CDS encoding PIN domain nuclease: MTVADYLIDTSALARVLLRRNTAEWDDRIGAGLVAICDLTELEVLYSARSTTDRARLKAALDAHYIGCPMPDGVYRRSRIVQEQLTAKGEHRSAGPVDLLVAAAAEEAGLTLLHYDRDFETVARTTGQPVRTIDLRQ, from the coding sequence GTGACCGTCGCCGACTACCTCATCGACACCTCCGCCCTCGCCCGCGTCCTGCTCCGCCGGAACACGGCCGAATGGGACGACAGGATCGGCGCCGGCCTCGTCGCGATCTGCGACCTCACCGAACTGGAAGTCCTCTACTCGGCTCGTTCGACCACAGACCGCGCCCGCCTGAAGGCGGCACTCGATGCCCACTACATCGGCTGCCCCATGCCGGACGGCGTCTACCGCCGCTCCCGCATCGTCCAGGAACAACTGACCGCCAAGGGAGAACACCGTAGCGCGGGCCCCGTCGACCTCCTGGTGGCCGCAGCCGCGGAAGAGGCGGGACTCACCCTCCTCCACTACGACCGCGACTTCGAAACCGTCGCCCGCACGACAGGGCAGCCGGTCCGCACGATCGACCTCAGACAGTAG